One window from the genome of Pseudomonadota bacterium encodes:
- the rpsU gene encoding 30S ribosomal protein S21, which produces MLGDTVQCRPVEVVVGDRGLERAIKHLKRKMANEGILRELKRRRHYMKPSVRRRKKEAEAARRRRKRLRQLEAR; this is translated from the coding sequence ATGCTGGGAGACACTGTTCAATGCAGGCCCGTAGAAGTCGTCGTTGGCGACCGTGGGCTTGAACGCGCCATCAAACACTTGAAGCGGAAGATGGCCAACGAGGGCATCTTGCGCGAGCTCAAGCGCCGAAGGCACTACATGAAGCCGTCGGTGCGCAGGCGAAAGAAGGAAGCCGAGGCCGCCAGGCGGCGGCGCAAGCGGCTCAGGCAGCTCGAGGCCCGTTGA